A genomic region of Azoarcus sp. KH32C contains the following coding sequences:
- a CDS encoding bifunctional diguanylate cyclase/phosphodiesterase, with product MRTWFDNLPIQKKLSILNVLTALIAGIVAALLLVVMIWRVEYDGAKLETEVKAAIIAENALPALQFGDRRTAREVLFGLSRDRNVVAARIVSGKGEVFAEYESDAARAPHPRFGPRDIEVEVPMLVGTERVATLRMTSDTAHVLAQIATYVGAVGFATIVSLLVGSLIVLRLQRGITDPLSQLTSLMKDVSLGGDLSRRASVPSHDELGDLSDSFNRMIEQVELRNLALGKELSERIQAEKRLEHLAHHDQVTGLPNRHFFRLRTADLQRAGVLQQSTTALFFIDLDNFKYINDTFGHDLGDQVLIAVAERLSGSVRAHDMVVRFGGDEFVVLLDRVGDESHASRIASKLLQAVTEPMAVGGQDFFVTCSIGVALAPVHSETFEALLQKADAAMYAAKSSGKNAVRVWEPAISYQTTSRFALESDLRQALARGEIELHYQPIVELATQHVAGVEALMRWRHPTRGFVPPTEFIPIAEDSGLIMELGEWAMRTGFSQVAAWNQRFGPLFVAVNVSGRQFRDPAFPRVAERIAHASGLAREMSELEVTESIIMEHSSEAVGMLEDLSTRGFSLAIDDFGTGYSSLSYLKRFPLDKLKIDRSFVKDLPDDREDAAIAEAIVGLARTLSMRVVAEGIETAEQARMLTELGCQYGQGYYFSKPLPVEQLELLLSENRCLALADTSIGATPGEPYGIPPTEQMQAGG from the coding sequence ATGCGGACATGGTTCGACAATCTCCCGATCCAGAAGAAGCTGTCGATTCTCAACGTGCTGACCGCGCTCATCGCGGGGATCGTGGCAGCCTTGCTGCTGGTCGTCATGATCTGGCGCGTCGAATACGACGGCGCGAAGCTCGAGACCGAGGTCAAGGCGGCCATCATCGCCGAGAATGCGTTGCCGGCGCTGCAGTTCGGCGACCGGCGGACCGCGCGGGAAGTCCTGTTCGGCCTCAGCCGCGACAGGAACGTCGTCGCCGCACGAATCGTCAGCGGCAAGGGCGAGGTGTTTGCCGAATACGAATCGGATGCGGCACGGGCGCCCCATCCCCGTTTCGGCCCCCGCGACATCGAGGTCGAAGTGCCGATGCTGGTCGGCACCGAGCGGGTCGCCACGTTGCGCATGACGTCCGACACCGCCCACGTCCTTGCGCAAATCGCCACCTACGTCGGCGCCGTGGGCTTTGCCACGATAGTGTCGCTGCTCGTCGGCAGCCTGATCGTTTTGCGCCTGCAGCGCGGGATCACCGATCCGCTGTCGCAGCTCACGAGCCTGATGAAGGACGTGTCTTTGGGCGGAGATCTCTCGCGACGCGCCTCGGTTCCGAGTCACGACGAACTGGGCGACCTCAGCGACAGCTTCAATCGCATGATCGAGCAGGTTGAACTGCGCAACCTCGCGCTCGGCAAGGAGTTGTCGGAGCGCATACAGGCCGAAAAGCGCCTCGAACACCTCGCGCACCATGACCAGGTCACAGGCTTGCCGAACCGGCACTTCTTCCGCCTGCGTACCGCCGACCTCCAGCGGGCCGGCGTGCTCCAGCAATCGACGACGGCCCTGTTCTTCATCGATCTCGACAACTTCAAGTACATCAACGACACCTTCGGCCACGACCTCGGCGACCAGGTGCTCATCGCGGTCGCGGAGCGGTTGTCCGGCTCGGTTCGCGCCCACGACATGGTCGTGCGTTTCGGCGGCGACGAATTCGTCGTGTTGCTGGATCGTGTCGGCGATGAGTCCCACGCATCGAGGATCGCCAGCAAGCTGCTGCAAGCGGTGACCGAGCCGATGGCGGTCGGCGGACAGGACTTCTTCGTGACCTGTTCGATCGGCGTTGCGCTGGCCCCTGTGCATAGCGAGACGTTCGAAGCGTTGCTGCAGAAGGCCGACGCGGCGATGTATGCCGCGAAGAGTTCCGGCAAGAACGCAGTGCGCGTCTGGGAGCCTGCAATCTCCTATCAGACGACAAGCCGTTTCGCGCTGGAGAGCGATTTGCGGCAGGCTTTGGCGCGGGGGGAGATCGAGCTTCACTACCAACCTATCGTCGAGCTTGCGACGCAGCACGTCGCCGGTGTCGAAGCCCTGATGCGCTGGCGCCACCCGACGCGTGGCTTTGTCCCGCCCACCGAGTTCATTCCGATCGCCGAAGACTCGGGCCTGATCATGGAACTCGGCGAATGGGCGATGCGCACGGGCTTTTCCCAGGTCGCAGCGTGGAATCAGCGGTTCGGACCGCTATTCGTCGCCGTAAATGTGTCCGGTCGCCAATTCCGCGATCCGGCCTTCCCGCGCGTCGCGGAAAGGATCGCCCATGCCAGCGGCCTGGCGCGCGAAATGAGCGAACTGGAGGTCACCGAAAGCATCATCATGGAACACTCGAGCGAAGCGGTGGGGATGCTTGAAGACCTCTCCACGCGCGGGTTTTCGCTCGCGATCGATGATTTCGGCACTGGCTACTCGTCGCTGTCCTACCTGAAGCGTTTCCCGCTCGACAAGCTCAAGATCGACCGAAGCTTCGTGAAGGACCTGCCGGACGACCGTGAAGATGCGGCGATCGCCGAAGCCATCGTCGGATTGGCCCGTACGCTTTCGATGCGCGTGGTCGCGGAAGGAATCGAAACGGCTGAACAGGCGCGCATGCTGACCGAGCTCGGTTGCCAGTACGGCCAAGGGTATTACTTCAGCAAGCCGTTGCCGGTCGAGCAACTGGAGCTGTTGCTTTCGGAAAACCGTTGTTTGGCGCTCGCCGACACCTCGATCGGCGCAACGCCAGGCGAGCCGTATGGCATCCCGCCGACGGAGCAGATGCAGGCCGGGGGCTGA
- a CDS encoding PQQ-dependent sugar dehydrogenase encodes MDARITNLGRRGVLARAVVLCLSGTWNGWAAAQETIRTELASVRVTPVASGLDIPWSLAFLPDGRMLVSERPGRLRIVAADGALSAPLRDVPPMQAAGQGGLLDVVLSPTFASDRLVYFSFSQPTKRGARTAVARATLDLDGLALRDVRVIFTQNEDPPGQHHWGSRLVFARDGNLFVTLGERFFLRDRAQDLGSHLGKVVRIRPDGSVPTDNPFVKRSGAAPEVWSYGHRNVQGAALHPQTGELWTHEHGPQGGDEVNIDKAGRNYGWPVITYGREYVTGARIGEGTERADVEPPVHYWVPSIAPSGMTFYTGNAFPKWKGNLFVGALKAQTLVRLELEGNRVVHEERLLGELNSRIRDVRQGPDGKLYLLDETHGRILRLDPV; translated from the coding sequence ATGGATGCTCGCATCACGAACTTGGGACGTCGCGGAGTGCTTGCACGCGCGGTCGTGCTTTGCCTGTCGGGGACATGGAATGGCTGGGCGGCCGCTCAGGAGACGATCCGCACCGAACTGGCCAGCGTGCGCGTGACGCCGGTGGCATCCGGCCTCGATATCCCTTGGTCCCTTGCGTTCCTGCCCGATGGGCGGATGCTGGTCAGCGAGCGTCCCGGCAGGCTGCGGATCGTCGCAGCGGACGGCGCACTCTCCGCACCGCTGCGCGACGTACCGCCCATGCAAGCGGCGGGGCAGGGCGGGCTGCTGGATGTGGTCCTCAGCCCGACCTTCGCCTCCGACCGCCTGGTCTACTTTTCCTTCTCGCAGCCGACCAAACGCGGTGCCCGCACGGCGGTCGCCAGGGCGACGCTCGATCTCGACGGGCTCGCGCTACGCGACGTGCGCGTGATCTTCACCCAGAACGAGGATCCGCCCGGACAGCATCACTGGGGCTCACGCCTGGTCTTCGCGCGCGACGGAAACTTGTTCGTCACGCTGGGCGAGCGCTTCTTCCTGCGCGACCGTGCCCAGGACCTCGGCAGCCACCTCGGAAAGGTCGTCCGCATTCGGCCCGACGGCAGCGTTCCGACCGATAATCCCTTCGTCAAACGCTCCGGCGCTGCGCCTGAAGTCTGGTCCTACGGCCATCGCAACGTCCAGGGCGCGGCGCTGCATCCGCAGACTGGAGAGCTGTGGACCCACGAGCATGGGCCGCAAGGTGGGGACGAAGTGAATATCGACAAAGCCGGGCGCAACTACGGCTGGCCGGTCATCACCTACGGCCGCGAATACGTCACCGGTGCGCGCATCGGCGAAGGCACCGAGCGGGCCGACGTCGAGCCGCCCGTACACTACTGGGTGCCGTCGATCGCCCCGTCCGGCATGACCTTCTATACCGGGAATGCCTTCCCGAAATGGAAGGGGAACCTCTTCGTCGGAGCCCTGAAGGCGCAGACGCTCGTGCGCCTGGAACTGGAGGGCAACCGGGTCGTTCATGAAGAGCGCTTGCTGGGAGAGTTGAACAGCAGGATTCGCGACGTCAGACAGGGACCGGACGGGAAACTCTACTTGCTGGACGAGACCCATGGACGCATCCTGCGTCTCGATCCCGTCTGA
- a CDS encoding GntR family transcriptional regulator, whose translation MASALDQLEVPRVMRLSASDQIAEALRDAIVEGQLATGEVLRQDEIASRFHVSKIPVREALKRLEAEGLVSFSKNRGAVVAGLSPAEISEYMDIRALLEARAAGLAAARITDERLAEARQKLADFVASSNTGRWGELNWQFHSTLYADADRPILLAEIRALYDKVERYVRALLAMTTQTEMPKTQREHQAILDAFARRDPDAAASLTRAHVLDAGATLVQYLNVHRHHGGNT comes from the coding sequence ATGGCCTCTGCACTCGACCAACTCGAAGTTCCGCGCGTGATGCGCCTGTCGGCATCGGATCAGATCGCCGAAGCGCTGCGTGATGCCATCGTCGAGGGGCAATTGGCCACCGGAGAAGTCCTCCGCCAGGACGAAATCGCTTCCCGCTTCCACGTCAGCAAGATTCCCGTGCGTGAAGCGCTCAAGCGGCTCGAGGCGGAAGGACTGGTCAGTTTTTCGAAGAACCGTGGTGCCGTCGTCGCCGGCTTGTCGCCGGCGGAAATTTCGGAATACATGGACATCCGCGCGCTGCTCGAAGCCCGTGCAGCCGGTCTCGCTGCCGCGCGCATCACTGACGAACGACTCGCCGAGGCTCGCCAAAAGCTTGCCGACTTCGTGGCCTCCTCTAACACGGGACGCTGGGGCGAGTTGAACTGGCAGTTCCATTCGACACTGTATGCAGACGCGGACCGCCCCATCCTGCTGGCGGAAATCCGTGCGCTCTACGATAAGGTCGAGCGTTACGTGCGCGCCCTGCTGGCGATGACGACGCAGACCGAGATGCCCAAGACGCAGCGCGAACATCAGGCGATCCTTGATGCCTTCGCGCGGCGCGATCCCGACGCTGCGGCGTCCCTGACCCGGGCCCACGTGCTCGACGCGGGGGCGACGCTCGTGCAGTACCTGAACGTCCATCGACACCACGGAGGAAACACATGA
- a CDS encoding branched-chain amino acid ABC transporter substrate-binding protein has product MKKTLIATAFLALGAQTQLAHADLAVAIAGPMTGEYASAGEQIRKGAEMAIADINAKGGVLGQKLKLEVGDDACDPKQAVSVANAMVNKKIVFMHGHWCSSSTIPASEVYSEADIPMATVSTNPKVTERGLKNVFRIMGRDDQQGMVAGSYIAEKFKGKKVAVLDDKSAYGKGLADEMAKAMEAKGVKPTLRESITAGEKDYSGIVTKLKQAGVEVLAYGGYHTEVALILRQAQQAGLKLTVMGGDTMTNSELVTAAGANADNVMFTFSPDPRKNPDAAPVVKKFEAANVKPEGYVMYAYAAFQLFAEAATQAKSTKFADLEKTIRGNTFKTVIGDLSFDAKGDQKKPGFVVYQWKGGQYDYAK; this is encoded by the coding sequence ATGAAAAAGACGCTCATCGCCACCGCATTCCTCGCGCTCGGCGCCCAGACCCAACTTGCGCACGCCGACCTGGCAGTGGCGATCGCCGGCCCGATGACGGGGGAATATGCCTCCGCCGGCGAGCAGATCCGCAAAGGTGCAGAGATGGCGATCGCCGACATCAACGCCAAGGGCGGCGTGCTCGGCCAGAAGCTGAAGCTGGAAGTCGGCGACGATGCCTGCGATCCGAAGCAGGCCGTGTCGGTTGCCAATGCCATGGTCAACAAGAAGATCGTCTTCATGCACGGCCACTGGTGCTCGAGCTCGACGATCCCCGCGTCGGAAGTCTATTCGGAAGCCGACATCCCGATGGCGACCGTGTCGACCAACCCGAAGGTCACCGAGCGCGGCCTGAAGAACGTCTTCCGCATCATGGGTCGTGACGACCAGCAGGGCATGGTCGCCGGCAGCTACATCGCCGAGAAGTTCAAAGGCAAGAAGGTCGCCGTGCTCGACGACAAGAGCGCCTACGGCAAGGGTCTCGCCGACGAGATGGCCAAGGCGATGGAAGCCAAGGGCGTGAAGCCCACGCTGCGCGAATCGATTACTGCGGGCGAGAAGGACTACTCGGGCATCGTCACGAAGCTCAAGCAAGCCGGCGTCGAAGTGCTGGCCTACGGCGGCTACCACACCGAAGTCGCACTGATCCTGCGCCAGGCGCAGCAGGCCGGCCTGAAGCTGACCGTGATGGGCGGCGACACGATGACCAACTCGGAGCTCGTCACCGCAGCCGGCGCCAACGCCGACAACGTGATGTTCACGTTCTCGCCCGATCCGCGCAAGAACCCGGACGCTGCGCCGGTCGTCAAGAAGTTCGAAGCTGCGAACGTCAAGCCTGAAGGCTACGTGATGTACGCCTACGCCGCATTCCAGCTGTTCGCGGAAGCGGCCACCCAGGCGAAGAGCACCAAGTTCGCCGACCTGGAGAAGACGATCCGCGGCAACACCTTCAAGACCGTGATCGGCGACCTCTCCTTCGACGCCAAGGGCGACCAGAAGAAGCCGGGCTTCGTCGTGTATCAGTGGAAGGGCGGCCAGTACGACTACGCCAAGTAA
- a CDS encoding TonB-dependent siderophore receptor, translating to MAASRQLVFALALGVAQGSAGMAHGADLTDISFEELTSLKVSSASRFVQSAREAPSAVEVITREDIRRYGWKTLTEALTALTGIYAVNDRAYDFVGARGFLVPGDYNTRFLLMIDGQRTADNVYEQAMFGSEFLLDLSLVDRIEYVPGPGSAIYGSNAIFGVINVITRRTEELPPLQLATRLFDDNLHEARVTAAKRFKSGASLLISVMQGERDGRNEKYADPGGTLLLHGGEVSPDGIAHDLDRQFRQQLFARYELEALSLTAKYGSRRIKPSSGLYGTLFDDAGISIEDTYFSTVARYQRQLSADLGVDARLEYGEMVYRADYPYDDDSGNRYINHDDTAGAWWSGDARFLYSGLADHKLVAGFEAAVDTTARQRNFDVGVAVNPSLDADSRRHRTGIYALDEWAIAERWRINAGLRHDRFSIGDSATSPRLGVIWLVDEANTLKLLGGRAYRVPNAYERDYANGFSYLANTALEPETMQTIETVWEARPGPLRDYRISLFDYRISNLIAQIETSGGALQFQNQSRISARGLELAWRERWTSGAQLQGSVGFNHARTDDGKRPGFSPAWLAKLRASLPLPGDFWVLSAELQAQPATRYVWHDQGQRLPGRTLVDVALTPARLAPGLDGYLRIRNLFDRRFAYPGSDEAPVPAVPGIRRTVELGVSYSF from the coding sequence ATGGCCGCGTCGCGACAGCTTGTCTTTGCCCTTGCGCTCGGTGTGGCGCAGGGGAGCGCCGGAATGGCGCATGGGGCGGATCTGACGGATATCAGCTTTGAAGAATTGACTTCGCTGAAAGTCAGTTCAGCGTCACGCTTCGTTCAGTCGGCGCGCGAGGCGCCGTCGGCGGTGGAGGTCATTACCCGCGAGGACATCCGGCGCTATGGCTGGAAAACTCTCACGGAGGCGCTCACCGCCCTCACCGGCATCTACGCCGTCAACGACCGGGCGTACGACTTCGTCGGCGCCCGCGGCTTTCTCGTGCCGGGCGACTACAACACGCGCTTCTTGCTGATGATCGACGGGCAACGAACCGCGGACAACGTCTACGAACAGGCGATGTTCGGCAGCGAGTTCCTGCTCGACCTGAGCTTGGTCGATCGCATCGAGTACGTTCCGGGGCCGGGTTCGGCGATCTACGGGAGCAACGCAATCTTCGGCGTCATCAACGTGATCACCCGCCGCACCGAGGAATTGCCGCCGCTGCAGCTCGCCACGCGCCTTTTCGATGACAATCTGCACGAGGCACGAGTGACGGCCGCGAAGCGGTTCAAATCCGGCGCTTCGTTGCTGATCTCGGTGATGCAGGGCGAAAGGGATGGGCGCAACGAAAAATATGCCGACCCCGGTGGCACGCTGCTGCTGCACGGCGGCGAGGTTTCGCCTGACGGCATTGCCCACGATCTCGACCGGCAATTCCGGCAGCAGCTCTTCGCCCGCTACGAACTCGAGGCATTGTCGCTGACGGCAAAATACGGTTCCCGACGCATCAAGCCCTCGTCGGGGCTGTACGGGACGCTATTCGATGACGCGGGCATTAGCATCGAGGACACCTACTTCAGCACCGTCGCACGCTACCAGCGTCAGCTTTCCGCAGATCTGGGCGTCGATGCGCGGCTGGAGTATGGGGAAATGGTCTACCGGGCCGATTATCCGTATGACGACGACAGCGGCAACCGGTACATCAATCACGACGATACCGCCGGCGCCTGGTGGAGTGGCGACGCCCGCTTCCTGTATTCCGGACTGGCCGATCACAAGCTTGTCGCCGGCTTCGAGGCCGCGGTCGATACCACGGCCCGGCAGCGTAACTTCGACGTCGGCGTTGCCGTCAATCCTTCCCTGGATGCGGATAGCCGTCGCCATCGAACCGGCATCTATGCGCTCGACGAATGGGCGATTGCCGAGCGGTGGCGGATCAATGCCGGATTGCGCCACGACCGATTCTCGATCGGGGATTCGGCGACGAGCCCGCGGCTCGGGGTGATCTGGCTTGTCGACGAGGCCAACACACTGAAGCTGCTCGGCGGGCGGGCATATCGCGTCCCCAATGCCTACGAGCGCGACTATGCCAACGGTTTCAGCTACCTCGCCAACACGGCGCTCGAGCCGGAAACCATGCAAACCATTGAAACCGTATGGGAAGCGCGCCCGGGGCCCTTACGCGACTACCGCATTTCGCTGTTCGACTACCGGATCTCGAATCTGATCGCCCAGATCGAGACGTCAGGCGGAGCCTTGCAATTCCAGAACCAGTCCCGCATCAGCGCGCGGGGGCTCGAGCTCGCATGGCGTGAGCGCTGGACATCGGGCGCGCAGCTCCAAGGGAGTGTGGGATTCAATCACGCGCGCACCGACGACGGTAAGCGGCCCGGGTTCAGTCCCGCGTGGCTCGCCAAGCTGCGCGCAAGTCTCCCGCTGCCGGGAGATTTCTGGGTATTGAGTGCCGAGCTGCAGGCTCAGCCGGCGACACGCTACGTCTGGCATGACCAAGGGCAGCGCCTGCCGGGACGTACCCTCGTCGACGTCGCGCTGACGCCGGCCCGGCTCGCTCCGGGCCTTGACGGGTACCTGCGGATTCGAAACCTGTTCGACCGCCGTTTTGCATACCCCGGCTCCGACGAAGCGCCCGTGCCCGCGGTTCCCGGGATCCGGCGCACCGTCGAGCTTGGCGTGAGCTACAGCTTCTGA
- a CDS encoding YfiR family protein: protein MMPIRTRPVQATTHSAWYALRFAAMMFAAVFGQVGGAAADGGEGALKAAYLYNFAVYTDWPVLPTTFEFCIAGKDDFGDSLDAIARKQISGRQIRIRRFQGGDVPGECNLVFIVASNRVAGSQVLAAVARRPVLTVGDVGLETDDRPMLQLARENGQLCFSVNQPAAHAVGLTFSSKMLRLARSVQ from the coding sequence ATGATGCCGATCCGCACCCGACCGGTCCAGGCCACCACCCATTCTGCGTGGTATGCCCTGCGGTTTGCCGCGATGATGTTCGCGGCCGTGTTCGGGCAGGTGGGGGGCGCGGCAGCCGATGGCGGCGAAGGGGCCCTGAAGGCGGCGTATCTTTACAACTTCGCCGTATACACGGACTGGCCGGTGTTGCCGACAACGTTCGAGTTCTGCATTGCGGGCAAGGATGACTTCGGCGACAGCCTCGACGCGATCGCGCGCAAGCAGATATCCGGCCGCCAGATCCGCATCCGGCGCTTTCAGGGGGGGGACGTGCCGGGCGAGTGCAATCTCGTTTTCATCGTCGCCAGCAACCGGGTGGCCGGTTCCCAGGTGCTCGCCGCGGTGGCCAGGCGCCCCGTCCTGACGGTGGGCGACGTGGGCCTCGAGACCGACGACAGGCCGATGCTGCAACTCGCCAGAGAGAACGGACAACTGTGCTTCAGCGTCAATCAGCCCGCGGCGCATGCCGTCGGGCTGACCTTTTCGTCGAAGATGCTGCGCCTTGCGCGCAGCGTCCAGTAG
- a CDS encoding thioredoxin family protein has protein sequence MKTPVLPDLLVICLCAEWCGTCREYRAGFEALSAQWPEAGFYWIDVEDEAEWITDLDVENFPTLLIQRGECVLFFGTMLPQHAILQRTLETLTALTDAEAQAYVSANEERAVWQSECNIRDALTAHVAADRV, from the coding sequence ATGAAAACGCCAGTTCTCCCCGATCTCCTCGTAATCTGCCTGTGTGCCGAATGGTGCGGCACGTGCCGGGAATACCGTGCGGGCTTCGAAGCATTGTCCGCGCAGTGGCCGGAGGCGGGGTTCTACTGGATCGACGTCGAAGACGAAGCGGAGTGGATCACCGACCTCGACGTCGAGAATTTCCCGACCCTGCTGATCCAGCGCGGTGAATGCGTGTTGTTCTTCGGCACGATGCTTCCCCAGCATGCGATCCTGCAACGCACGCTCGAAACCCTGACCGCACTGACCGATGCCGAGGCGCAGGCCTACGTATCGGCCAATGAGGAGCGGGCCGTCTGGCAGAGCGAATGCAACATTCGCGACGCACTCACCGCCCACGTCGCGGCGGATCGGGTCTGA
- a CDS encoding branched-chain amino acid ABC transporter permease (LivHMGF is the membrane component of the LIV-I/LS branched-chain amino acid transporter) gives MAYALQQLINGLSLGAVYGLIAIGYTMVYGIIGMINFAHGDIFMVSAFIAVTAFTLLAALGVTSLPLALIAVLITAIFFTSAYGWAVERMAYRPLRGSTRLAPLISAIGMSIFLQNMVQLTQGARVKPIPPVIEGGIELWQTADFTVQVSWTQIMIVLVTIVLMVAFTYLITQTAFGRQQRACEQDSTMTALLGINVDRTISATFMLGAALAAVAGVMVTVYYGVVDFFIGFVAGIKAFTAAVLGGIGSLPGAMLGGLIIGLIESFWAAYLSPEYKDVATFAILILVLMFRPSGLLGRPEVEKV, from the coding sequence GTGGCATATGCATTGCAACAGCTCATCAACGGCCTATCGCTAGGGGCCGTCTACGGCCTGATCGCGATCGGCTACACGATGGTGTACGGCATCATCGGCATGATCAACTTCGCCCACGGCGATATCTTCATGGTGAGCGCATTCATCGCGGTCACCGCCTTCACGCTGCTCGCGGCCCTCGGCGTCACGTCGCTGCCGCTGGCGCTCATCGCGGTGCTGATCACCGCGATCTTCTTCACCTCAGCCTACGGCTGGGCGGTCGAACGCATGGCCTATCGGCCGCTGCGCGGTTCGACCCGCCTCGCGCCGCTGATCTCGGCGATCGGCATGTCGATCTTCCTGCAGAACATGGTGCAGCTCACGCAAGGCGCGCGCGTGAAGCCGATTCCGCCCGTCATCGAAGGCGGCATCGAGCTGTGGCAGACGGCCGACTTCACGGTGCAGGTGTCCTGGACCCAGATCATGATCGTGCTCGTCACGATCGTGCTGATGGTGGCCTTCACTTACCTCATCACGCAGACCGCGTTCGGGCGCCAGCAGCGCGCCTGCGAGCAGGACAGCACGATGACGGCGCTACTGGGCATCAACGTCGACCGCACGATCTCGGCGACCTTCATGTTGGGTGCAGCCCTCGCGGCGGTCGCCGGCGTGATGGTGACGGTGTATTACGGCGTCGTCGATTTCTTCATCGGCTTCGTCGCCGGCATCAAGGCCTTTACGGCGGCGGTGCTGGGCGGGATCGGCTCGCTGCCGGGTGCGATGCTCGGCGGGTTGATCATCGGCCTGATCGAATCCTTCTGGGCCGCGTACCTGTCGCCTGAATACAAGGACGTCGCGACCTTTGCGATCCTGATTCTCGTGCTGATGTTCCGCCCCAGCGGACTCCTCGGCCGTCCGGAAGTGGAGAAGGTCTGA
- a CDS encoding VanZ family protein, producing MSTSRRVRLLRSFFVAILIAVFVVALLPTTYEPKIVSWQDKVEHVLTFFTITLLGAAAWPGRFRTLAAGILTYGAAIEIAQSFTSWRSCDVRDWVADAAGVLAAAVVAQFWNRSRRA from the coding sequence GTGTCGACATCACGACGCGTTCGACTTCTAAGGTCGTTCTTCGTAGCGATACTCATCGCCGTCTTCGTTGTTGCATTGCTGCCGACGACTTACGAACCCAAGATCGTCTCGTGGCAGGACAAGGTCGAGCACGTGCTGACCTTCTTCACGATCACCCTGCTCGGCGCTGCCGCTTGGCCGGGTAGATTTCGCACCCTGGCAGCCGGAATCCTCACCTACGGCGCAGCCATCGAAATCGCACAATCCTTCACCAGCTGGCGCTCCTGCGACGTGCGCGATTGGGTCGCTGATGCAGCCGGCGTTCTGGCGGCCGCGGTTGTAGCGCAGTTCTGGAACCGCTCCCGGCGCGCCTGA
- a CDS encoding thioesterase family protein, producing MARIRIDLPEHFLSSTELPIHSSHINEAGHLDNLQMLTLVSEARQRFFKALGYTQTDVEGVGTVVADAAIQYLSEAFEGEILVFDMTASDFNKYGCDLVYRVREKSSEREVARGKFGIVFFDYGQRKITAAPPAFIGKLAAG from the coding sequence ATGGCCCGCATCCGCATCGATCTTCCTGAGCATTTTCTGTCTTCCACCGAGTTGCCAATCCATTCGAGCCATATCAACGAGGCCGGACATCTCGACAATCTCCAGATGCTGACGCTCGTCTCCGAAGCCCGTCAGCGCTTCTTCAAGGCGCTCGGTTACACTCAGACCGATGTCGAAGGCGTTGGCACGGTCGTGGCGGACGCCGCGATCCAATACCTCTCCGAAGCCTTCGAAGGCGAAATCCTGGTCTTCGACATGACAGCTTCCGACTTCAACAAATACGGCTGCGACCTCGTCTACCGCGTGCGCGAGAAATCGAGCGAACGTGAGGTGGCACGGGGCAAGTTCGGCATCGTGTTTTTCGATTACGGCCAGCGAAAGATCACGGCCGCTCCACCTGCGTTTATCGGTAAGCTGGCGGCAGGCTGA